The genomic stretch CGGGCCTGCGACGAAGAAGTGCTGCAACTGGGCAGCCAGCCGCAGGTCTATGCCGAAAGCATTTTGAAAATTTGCGAGTTCTGTGTGGGATCACCCCTGGCGTGCGTCGCGGGAGTAACAGGATCTGATCTTAAGAGAAGGATAGCGAATATCATGAACAAGAATATTGTCCGCAAACTGAACTTTGGAAAGAAATTGCTGCTCAGTACGCTGGGCGTGGCGGCCATCGCCCTGCCAATCGTGTTTGGATTGGCAAGGCCGCAGCAATCATCCGCGCAGAATGCGCCTGCCAATCCAGCAGTGCTTACCGCCGGGTACCAGCATGTTTCCGTCACGCCTGGAGAAACCGGAAACGAAATTATCCAAACCAGAATCGTGTTTAGGCCGGACAGCCTCACAGCCAAGAACCAGACCTTGCAGGAACTTCTTAAGCTGGCGTATGGAGTCCAGGCTAGCCAGATTTCAGGCGGACCAGATTGGCTTGCTACTGCCAGATTTAACGTCGAGGCAAAACTGGACGAGTCAACTGTTGCCGAGTTGAAAAAACTCGGCCCCGAGCAACAGAAGATGGAACGGGACCTGATGTTCCAAAATCTGCTGGCGGATCAGTTCAAGGTGGCGCTCCATCGTGAAAGCAAGCTCCTGCCTGGTTATGCGCTGGTGATCGCGAAGAACGGCCCCAAAGTTCAGCAGGCGAAGCCGGGAGATACCTATCCTAACGGCATCAAGGGCCCGGATGGACTCCCGGCGGGGCCGCATAAGTTTACTTTTGGACCTGAAGGAGTGATCGTGCAGGCACTGCCGATGTCATTCGTATCGAATAACCTCGCCACCCATCTGGGCCAGCCCGTGGTCGATCGAACAGGGCTCACAGGCGATTATGACTTCACAATGAAGTTTTCTCCGGGAGGCGGAACTGCGGCCAGGAGTAATGAGCAAACCGGGACGAAGACAACCACAATGCCCGTAAACTCAATGAGTGAGCATAATGCCGCTCTTATCGCCGCTGTCGAGGAGCAACTGGGGTTGAAACTGGATCAACAAACAATCCCGTTGCCGGTGCTTGTGATTGACCGGGCCGAAAAGCCCGCGGCCAACTAACCAAACAAAGCGGGGACGTGCCGCCAGCGTCCGGCGAGTCCCCGTTTTCCCTTTTTGGGACTGCTTCCGGCTTCCGCTGACGTTCATCTCTTC from Terriglobia bacterium encodes the following:
- a CDS encoding TIGR03435 family protein is translated as MIFQTLSSLWTALSPGIGNHLWQSTLFAAVAGLLTLALRKNHARARYWLWLAASLKFLVPFSLLTSLGSRMAWSRGSAATQGSLSFVIEQVSQPFAQQANSQATSQTLLVGLPAILMAAWSCGFVAVLVVWFARWRRVSLGIRNTAPLREGREVEALRRLEQAGGIRRTIEIFLSRASLEPGILGIVKPVLLWPHGISDRLGDAHLEAILAHEVWHVRRNDNLAAAVHMVVEALFWFHPLVWWLGARMVDERERACDEEVLQLGSQPQVYAESILKICEFCVGSPLACVAGVTGSDLKRRIANIMNKNIVRKLNFGKKLLLSTLGVAAIALPIVFGLARPQQSSAQNAPANPAVLTAGYQHVSVTPGETGNEIIQTRIVFRPDSLTAKNQTLQELLKLAYGVQASQISGGPDWLATARFNVEAKLDESTVAELKKLGPEQQKMERDLMFQNLLADQFKVALHRESKLLPGYALVIAKNGPKVQQAKPGDTYPNGIKGPDGLPAGPHKFTFGPEGVIVQALPMSFVSNNLATHLGQPVVDRTGLTGDYDFTMKFSPGGGTAARSNEQTGTKTTTMPVNSMSEHNAALIAAVEEQLGLKLDQQTIPLPVLVIDRAEKPAAN